A window of Kribbella sp. NBC_00382 genomic DNA:
CGGTGCCCTCGGAGAGGAGGTAGAAGAAGTGGTTCGCCACCCCCGAGGAGTAGTGGACGTCCAGGTTGCCGGTGCCGGACGTCCAGCAGTCGACCGAGTTGCCGTCCTTGCTCGGCTTGTCCATGAACCGCAGGGCCGGCCGGTCCTTCATGATCTCTTCGCCGATGTAGTAGTCGCCCGGGTCGTTGGCGTTGTTGGAGTAGAACTCCACCGCGGTCCCGAAGATGTCACTGGTCGCCTCGTTCAGGCCGCCGGACTCACCCGAGTAGGTGAGGTTCGCGGTCGCCGAGGTGACGCCGTGGGACATCTCGTGACCGGCCACGTCGATCGAGACGAGCGGACCTGCCACGACGTTGTCGCCGTCGCCGTACGTCATCTTCTTGCCGTCCCAGAAGGCGTTCACGTAGTTCGTGCCGTAGTGCACCCGGCTCGGGACGCCCTTGCCGTCGTTGAAGATGCCGTTCCGGCCGTGGATGTTCTTGTAGTAGTCGAACGTGGTCGCCGCGCCGTAGTGGGCGTCCACCGCGGCCGAGGCCCGGTCCGTGTTCAGGCCGGTACCCCAGTGGTTGTCCGCGTCGAGGAACTTCACCGCGACCGGGCAGCCCAGCCCGAACAGCTGGCACAGGATCGAGTCGGTCTTGTTCTGCGCGTCGAGGGTGGTCCCGCCGCCGCGCACCGTGTCGGTCAGGTTGAACCCGCCGGTCACGGCCGTGGTGTCGATCGGCACCGTTCCGGAGTACAGGCTCTTGCCGTCACCGGTGACCGTCTCGATGTGCTGCTCGCTGACGAGCTTGGCGCCGGTCAGTGCGTCGATCGTCGTGGTCACATTGCTGGGTGTGCCATCGGCCTGCGTACCGCCGCTGGTGACCAGGTAGGCGAGCCGTGGAGCTCCCTTGCGGGCCTCGATGACCAGGGACGGCTTGCCTTCGGCCTTGAGGCCGCCGGCGACTCCCTTGGCGAGTGCGGTGGCGGTGCTGACCTTGGGCGTCCGGCTGACGTTCGCCGACTGGGTGAGGGTCTGGCTGACGCCCTTGAGGGCGCCGTCCTTGGCCTGGTGCATGACGAGGTCGCCACCCAGGACCGGCAGACCACCGATCGTCCGGTCCATCCGGACATGGCTGGTGCCGTCGGCGTCCAGGATGACGTCCTTCACGACGAAGGCGTCGGCGCCGGTGGCTCTGAGCGTGCCGAGATTCCCAGGGATCGCAGCCTTGGCCCGGGCGACCGCTGCGGCTGGGGTGGTGCCCGGGTCGGCCTTCGGTGCGCCGGTGGCGGTACCGGCACCGAGCCCTAGGGCGGTTGCGGTCGCCACTGCGGTAGCAGCGGCGAGCAGGGCGGATTTCTTCATCCTCGTGCTCCTTCAAGAGTGTCCCGGGGGCCTCACGCCCCAGGAACGAGGTGCGGGTACGTTACCGCTCGGTCACCTAGGGTGGCCAGGGGTTGAGAAAACTTCCCTTTTCCGTGGGCCTCACGGCATTTGGTCCCCGCCGACCGGTAGCGTCCCGAGCATGGCGGCGACCAAGGCAATCGAGCTGGAGATCGCGGGGCGGACCGTCCGGGTGAGCAATCCGGACAAGCCGTACTTCGCGGACCGTGGACTGACCAAGCTGGACATCGTGAACTACTTCGTCGCGGTCGGCGACGGCATCCTGGGCGCGCTCCGGGACCGGCCGACCACCCTGGAGCGCTGGCCCGGCGGCTGGTTCGAGGGCGCCAAGCTGTCGACCCGGATGGACAACAAGGGCGACGCGTTCTACCAGAAGCGGGTCGCCAAGGGCGCGCCCGAGTGGGTCGAGACGGCGACGATCAAGTTCCCCAGCGGCCGGCCCGCCGACGAGGTCTGCCCGACCGAGTTGGCCGTCGTCGCCTGGGCGGTCAACCTCGGCACCCTGACCTTCCACCCGTGGCCGGTCCGCCGCCCTGAGCTCGACTCGCCGGACCAGCTCCGCATCGATCTCGATCCTCAGCCAGGTACGGACTTCAAGAGCGCTGCGGTCGTAGCGCCGGTACTACGTGAGCTGCTGGCCGAGCATGGACTGGAGGGGTACCCGAAGACGTCGGGCGGTCGCGGCCTGCACGTGTACGTCCCGATCGAACCGCGCTGGGACTTCATCCAGGCACGCCGGGCCGTCATCGCGGTCGGTCGCGAGTTGTCCCGCCGGATGCCCGACCAGGTCACGGTCAACTGGTGGAAGGAGGAGCGTGGCGAACGCGTCTTCATCGACTACAACCAGATGGCCCGCGACCGCACGATCGCCTCGGCGTACTCGGTCCGCCCCAACGCCCGGGCCCGCGTCTCGGCGCCGCTGCGCTGGCAGGAGGTGTCCGAGGTGGTACCGGACGATTTCGACGTACTGACGATGCCGGCCCGCTTCGCCGAGGTCGGTGACCTGCATGCGGCCGTCGGCGAGAAGGCGTTCTCGCTCGAGTCGCTGCTGGAGCTGTCCGCCAAGCACGAACGCGACTTCGGCGAGGGCGACATGCCGTACCCGCCCGAGTACCCGAAGATGCCGGGCGAGCCGAAGCGGGTCCAGCCGTCGAAGGACCGCGACAGGCCCAAGGATGAACCGTCAGAGTGAGCGGAGCGCGCCGCCGTCGATCGGGATGATGGCGCCGGTCAGGTAGGACGCGGCGGGGGAGAGGACGAAGGCGGCCACCCGGCCGAATTCGTCCGGGTTGCCGTAGCGGCGCAGCGGGATCGCCTTCTCCGCGGTACGCCGGGCAGCGTCCGGGTCACCCGTCTTGCCGTCGAGCTCCTTCAGCCGGTCGGTCGCGATCCGGCCGGGCATCAGCCCGTTGACGCGGACCCCTTTCGGGCCGAGCTCGTCGGCGAGGGTCTTGGCGACCATCGCGAGCCCCGGCCGCAGCCCGTTGGAGATCGCCAGTCCCGCGATCGGCGCCTTCACCGATGACGAGAGCACGAAGGCGATCGAAGTACCGTCGGTGCCCGCGCGGGCGACCGAGCGGGCGATCCGCAGGCCGCCCAGGAAGACGCTGTCGAAGGCTGCTCGCCAGTCGTCCTCCTCGGTGTCCATCGCCGTGCCGGGCCGGGGGCCGCCGACACTGATCAGGGCGCCGTGCAGGGCACCCCACTTGGCGACCGCGGTCGCGGCCAGCCGCTCGGCGCTCTCCGGGTCGGCGTTGTCGACCGGGATGCCGACGACGTTCTCGCCGAGCTCGGCCGCCGCCCGGGAGATCGACTCCTCGTTGCGGCTGGAGATCACCAGCCGGGCACCCTCCGCGGCGAGGGCTTTCGCGGTGGCGAAGCCCAATCCACCGCTGGCGCCGGTGACGATGTAGATGCGATCGCGCAGTCCTAGGTCCACGGCTCCATCCTGCCTGACGCCGGCTGATCTCGCCGCCGAGCGCGCCACGACGGGTGGCAACGATCTCACCCAATGGAACGCTGTCTCACCGCAAGGTCGTTGCCGCCAGCGTCAGACGCCCGATCACCGTCTGTACAAGGCCCGACACGCCGGTGGTAGCCAGAGGCAACGGCAATCGGTACTACGGACCGTCCGCGCCTGATCGCGATCCGGCCGTCGTCGTTGCAGGGGGCAACGACTCCTCGGGACTCCCGGACTCACTTTCTGTACTGGCGTTGTCACCCGTCACGTCGCGCCGGGAGAAGTAGACCAGCCCGCCGATCGCCAGCAGCGCGAAGAAGAACCACTGCAGCGCGTAGAAGAAGTGCGGCCCGTCGTCGATCTCCGGCCCAGGAAACCCGTCGAAGGCCGGATCAGCGGCCGGAGTCTGCTGCGTCACCGTCATGTAGCCGTCGTACAGCGTCAGGCCGAGTACAGGGGCGAATTCGGGCCCGTTGATGAGCCGGGCGGTCCCGTTGTCCGGCGTACCGCCGTTGGTGTGCCCACCACGCTCGCTCCGGCGGAGCCGACCGGTCACGGTGACCTCGCCGGTCGGCGCCGCCGGGATGCTGCTGGGAGCCAGCTCGCCGCCCTGCTTCGGCAGGAAGCCGCGGTCGACCAGTACGGCGCTGCCGTCGCTCAGCATCAACGGCGTGACGATCTCGAACCCGGGCCGGTCGTTGATGTTCCGGTACCGCATCACGACCTGCTTGCTGGAGTCGTACCGTCCCGTGGCGACCGCCGTCCGCCAGTCGTGCTGCTCGCCGATCACCCGTTGCGGCCCGACGATCTCGGCCAGCGGCGCCGGCGGAGCGGCCAGGTTGGTCCTGGTGACCTCGTTGCGCGCCTTCCGGGCGTCCAGCCGATGCAGCTGCCATCGGCCGAGCTCCACACACACCCCGGACAGGAGGAGGATCACCAGCGCAGTGGCGATCCACCGGACATTCATCAGACGACGCACAGCTCGAACTTAAGCCATCCACCGAAACGCCCGGCCGTCGGCTGCTGGCTGCGACGTAAGCTGGGCCGGATGACAGCGCCCAGCACGACCCAGACAGGCCTGGCCGACAGCTACGGCCGGGTCGCTACCGACTTGCGCGTGTCCCTTACGGACCGCTGCAACCTGCGCTGTACCTACTGCATGCCCGAAGAGGGCCTGGACTGGCTCGGCAAGCCTGAGCTGCTGACCGACGACGAGATCGTCCGGCTGATCGAGATCGCCGTCACCCGCCTCGGTGTCGACGAGATCCGCTTCACCGGCGGTGAGCCGCTGCTGCGCCGGGGCGTGGTCGACATCGTCACCCGTACTGCGAAGCTGGAGCCGCGACCGCAGTTGTCGATCACCACGAATGGGATCGGCCTGTCCCGGCAGGCGAAGGCGCTCCGCGAGGCCGGCCTGGACCGGGTGAATGTGAGCCTCGACACGATCCGGCCGGACACCTTCAAGGAGCTGACCCGGCGCGACCGGCTGAAGGACGTACTGGAAGGGCTTG
This region includes:
- a CDS encoding M4 family metallopeptidase, encoding MKKSALLAAATAVATATALGLGAGTATGAPKADPGTTPAAAVARAKAAIPGNLGTLRATGADAFVVKDVILDADGTSHVRMDRTIGGLPVLGGDLVMHQAKDGALKGVSQTLTQSANVSRTPKVSTATALAKGVAGGLKAEGKPSLVIEARKGAPRLAYLVTSGGTQADGTPSNVTTTIDALTGAKLVSEQHIETVTGDGKSLYSGTVPIDTTAVTGGFNLTDTVRGGGTTLDAQNKTDSILCQLFGLGCPVAVKFLDADNHWGTGLNTDRASAAVDAHYGAATTFDYYKNIHGRNGIFNDGKGVPSRVHYGTNYVNAFWDGKKMTYGDGDNVVAGPLVSIDVAGHEMSHGVTSATANLTYSGESGGLNEATSDIFGTAVEFYSNNANDPGDYYIGEEIMKDRPALRFMDKPSKDGNSVDCWTSGTGNLDVHYSSGVANHFFYLLSEGTGPKTIGGLPHNGSSCTGSTFNGITEAKAAKIWYRALTTYFTTGTTYAQARVATLNAATDLYGAASAERAAVATAWTAVSVN
- a CDS encoding DNA polymerase domain-containing protein, with translation MAATKAIELEIAGRTVRVSNPDKPYFADRGLTKLDIVNYFVAVGDGILGALRDRPTTLERWPGGWFEGAKLSTRMDNKGDAFYQKRVAKGAPEWVETATIKFPSGRPADEVCPTELAVVAWAVNLGTLTFHPWPVRRPELDSPDQLRIDLDPQPGTDFKSAAVVAPVLRELLAEHGLEGYPKTSGGRGLHVYVPIEPRWDFIQARRAVIAVGRELSRRMPDQVTVNWWKEERGERVFIDYNQMARDRTIASAYSVRPNARARVSAPLRWQEVSEVVPDDFDVLTMPARFAEVGDLHAAVGEKAFSLESLLELSAKHERDFGEGDMPYPPEYPKMPGEPKRVQPSKDRDRPKDEPSE
- a CDS encoding SDR family oxidoreductase, which gives rise to MDLGLRDRIYIVTGASGGLGFATAKALAAEGARLVISSRNEESISRAAAELGENVVGIPVDNADPESAERLAATAVAKWGALHGALISVGGPRPGTAMDTEEDDWRAAFDSVFLGGLRIARSVARAGTDGTSIAFVLSSSVKAPIAGLAISNGLRPGLAMVAKTLADELGPKGVRVNGLMPGRIATDRLKELDGKTGDPDAARRTAEKAIPLRRYGNPDEFGRVAAFVLSPAASYLTGAIIPIDGGALRSL
- a CDS encoding SURF1 family cytochrome oxidase biogenesis protein, which encodes MRRLMNVRWIATALVILLLSGVCVELGRWQLHRLDARKARNEVTRTNLAAPPAPLAEIVGPQRVIGEQHDWRTAVATGRYDSSKQVVMRYRNINDRPGFEIVTPLMLSDGSAVLVDRGFLPKQGGELAPSSIPAAPTGEVTVTGRLRRSERGGHTNGGTPDNGTARLINGPEFAPVLGLTLYDGYMTVTQQTPAADPAFDGFPGPEIDDGPHFFYALQWFFFALLAIGGLVYFSRRDVTGDNASTESESGSPEESLPPATTTAGSRSGADGP